In the Muricauda sp. MAR_2010_75 genome, one interval contains:
- a CDS encoding LEA type 2 family protein translates to MKKITLVFGVLLLFTSCSKKPEFVAIDHVTIKGLTEDALVVGLDYVVYNPNNVKTKLRQSSMEIFYKDSLVGKGFLNEQMSLAAKDTIRIPVTCEIALKSLNAFYPELLASDSTEFALRGNGKVSFLLNSFTIALDDKIHLNTKKAILEEISKNLDYGNNFKIRSISSNKLPSLSKTRLKLGVETLNRLPIAYTINTMKLEFYLDENKGKVAEWTMDEPFYQEALKSTTIPIDVTLSNFDILKQMKFSWLTDQKANFTILGEAQIKIQEYEFNVPIKDRVEIGL, encoded by the coding sequence ATGAAAAAAATAACACTAGTATTTGGAGTACTTCTTTTGTTTACCTCATGTAGCAAAAAACCAGAATTTGTTGCCATAGACCATGTTACCATTAAAGGACTCACGGAAGATGCATTGGTGGTGGGATTGGATTACGTGGTATACAACCCCAACAATGTAAAAACAAAACTGAGGCAATCCAGTATGGAGATTTTTTATAAGGATTCTTTGGTAGGAAAAGGGTTTTTAAACGAACAAATGAGTCTGGCCGCCAAGGATACCATACGAATACCGGTAACCTGCGAGATAGCACTCAAAAGTCTTAATGCCTTTTATCCTGAATTATTGGCATCGGATTCCACCGAATTCGCCCTCAGGGGTAATGGAAAGGTGAGCTTTCTGCTGAATTCCTTCACCATTGCCTTGGATGACAAGATACATCTGAATACCAAAAAGGCCATTTTGGAGGAAATCAGCAAAAATTTGGATTACGGCAATAATTTTAAAATTCGGTCCATTTCCAGCAATAAATTGCCCTCACTGAGCAAAACACGGTTAAAATTAGGTGTTGAGACCCTGAACAGATTGCCCATTGCCTATACCATCAATACCATGAAACTTGAATTCTATTTGGATGAAAACAAAGGGAAAGTGGCAGAGTGGACCATGGATGAACCATTTTACCAAGAAGCACTAAAATCCACTACCATTCCCATTGATGTTACCTTGAGCAATTTTGATATTTTAAAACAGATGAAGTTCTCTTGGCTGACCGACCAAAAAGCGAATTTCACTATTTTAGGCGAGGCCCAAATAAAAATTCAGGAGTACGAATTCAATGTGCCCATAAAGGACCGTGTGGAAATAGGATTATAG
- a CDS encoding relaxase/mobilization nuclease domain-containing protein produces the protein MIAKQIKGKDFYGVLAYNEKKIEQGKGHLLDTNLTYGRIIDMTQEFNLVRQLRPRLGKAVYHVSLNLPYDDRLSDGQFTSLGMDYLKGMGFDDNQYIMYRHCDQEHEHIHIVANRVKFSGEVVSDSKDYERSEHLVRKLELKYGLSQLSDLELVEKVTLTHKEIQKAFRTGEPPLKLMLQQHLENAILKSNNVTEFIKELVKMKITPKFNISKSTGRVTGISIRYNSIIYKGSTLGRQFSWNNIIKRIDYEQDRDRAVILENNSTERRSDSAFKEFRRASTPIAGKTFSVTGQTIKTIEQSKSDMGNVEAIGLKSHQTDDNQWNSFKLELDDKIRFRKKRRKGKGRRL, from the coding sequence GTGATTGCCAAGCAGATTAAAGGAAAGGATTTCTATGGGGTGTTGGCCTACAATGAAAAGAAGATAGAACAGGGGAAAGGCCATCTGTTGGACACCAATCTTACCTATGGAAGGATCATAGATATGACCCAGGAGTTCAATTTGGTCAGACAACTTCGACCTCGACTTGGCAAAGCGGTGTATCATGTTTCATTGAACCTGCCCTATGATGATAGGTTAAGTGATGGGCAATTCACATCTTTGGGAATGGATTATCTGAAAGGCATGGGTTTCGATGACAATCAGTATATCATGTATCGACATTGCGACCAAGAACACGAACACATCCATATTGTGGCTAATCGTGTAAAGTTTTCCGGGGAAGTGGTCAGCGACAGTAAAGATTACGAACGAAGCGAGCATCTGGTTCGGAAACTTGAACTTAAGTATGGACTATCTCAGCTAAGTGATTTAGAATTGGTAGAAAAGGTAACACTTACTCATAAAGAGATTCAAAAGGCTTTTAGAACAGGAGAGCCACCATTAAAACTTATGCTTCAACAGCATCTTGAAAATGCCATCTTAAAATCAAATAATGTAACGGAATTCATTAAAGAGTTGGTTAAAATGAAAATAACTCCCAAGTTCAACATAAGCAAAAGTACTGGACGGGTAACAGGAATCTCCATTAGGTACAATAGCATTATATACAAAGGAAGCACCCTTGGGCGACAATTTTCATGGAACAATATCATCAAACGAATCGATTATGAACAAGACAGAGACCGTGCAGTTATTCTCGAAAATAATAGCACAGAACGAAGAAGTGATAGCGCTTTTAAAGAATTTAGAAGGGCATCAACACCAATTGCAGGAAAGACATTTAGTGTTACTGGACAGACTATCAAAACTATTGAACAATCAAAAAGTGATATGGGAAACGTTGAAGCAATTGGATTGAAATCACATCAAACCGATGACAATCAATGGAATTCTTTTAAACTGGAACTTGACGATAAGATACGATTTAGGAAGAAAAGACGAAAAGGAAAAGGACGGAGACTGTAA
- a CDS encoding nuclear transport factor 2 family protein: MKNLLCLITALIILTSCNSKKEETVIDTALPEGEQVSELFSTIATMDSLYFSAQNVCDLEKYAYYLSEDFEFFHDKAGLTPSKEKEMMDMAIFCGEEQRTRQPLRRELTKGSLQVYPMDNYGALEFCDHVFYLQINDGTEKVVGSGKMTALWKLENNEWKLARIISYDHQPIAKVELKTEILDKYVGDYMLPDRIVNIKREEKFLRATDVNDGKPGWNTLLFPESENSFYFNYENVVYEFIDSGAQIGTLNIYENGKLIEEAKRKN, encoded by the coding sequence ATGAAAAATCTTTTATGCCTGATTACAGCTCTGATTATATTAACTTCTTGTAATTCTAAAAAAGAAGAGACGGTAATAGATACAGCATTACCAGAAGGGGAACAGGTAAGCGAACTTTTCAGCACAATAGCTACAATGGATAGTTTATATTTTTCAGCTCAAAACGTATGTGATTTAGAAAAATATGCCTACTACTTATCAGAAGATTTTGAGTTCTTTCACGATAAGGCAGGGTTGACTCCATCCAAGGAAAAGGAAATGATGGACATGGCCATTTTTTGTGGGGAAGAACAAAGGACAAGACAACCTTTAAGAAGGGAGTTGACCAAAGGTTCTCTACAAGTATACCCAATGGATAATTATGGTGCTCTTGAGTTTTGTGACCATGTTTTCTATTTGCAAATCAATGATGGTACGGAAAAGGTTGTAGGTTCTGGAAAAATGACTGCATTATGGAAGCTTGAAAATAACGAATGGAAATTGGCACGAATAATAAGCTACGACCACCAACCAATTGCCAAAGTTGAATTGAAAACTGAAATCCTGGACAAATATGTAGGTGATTACATGCTTCCCGACAGAATAGTAAATATCAAGAGAGAAGAAAAGTTCCTTAGAGCGACCGATGTGAATGATGGAAAGCCAGGTTGGAACACACTCCTATTTCCCGAATCGGAGAATTCTTTCTACTTTAACTATGAGAATGTTGTCTATGAATTTATTGATTCTGGAGCCCAAATTGGAACCTTGAACATTTATGAAAACGGTAAACTTATTGAGGAAGCAAAAAGAAAAAATTAA
- a CDS encoding DUF4386 domain-containing protein, with translation MDSQISTRNKKARLAGLLYLLLVICGLAYLVYVPSQIVDWDNATRTLENLERKEMLFKLGIVAAICSFIIFILLPLALYRLLKEVDKNAALLMALLAILSVPISFVNILNKFTILSLLETPEPQKGNDLAYQVMFYLEQYSNGTELLQIFWGLWLLPFGYLVYRSVFLPKLLGILLMLGCFGYLITFFGGFLYPGFSKTVFSTIVALPASIGEIGTCLWLLIMGTNTVKFAKK, from the coding sequence ATGGATAGCCAAATCTCAACAAGAAATAAAAAAGCGAGGCTGGCAGGACTGCTCTATCTATTGCTGGTAATCTGCGGTTTGGCCTATCTTGTTTATGTCCCCTCCCAGATCGTGGATTGGGACAATGCAACAAGGACGTTGGAAAACCTCGAACGGAAAGAAATGCTGTTTAAACTGGGCATCGTTGCCGCCATTTGTTCTTTTATCATTTTTATACTTTTGCCCTTGGCACTGTACCGCCTGTTAAAAGAGGTCGACAAGAATGCCGCATTGCTCATGGCACTGCTGGCCATACTTAGCGTACCCATTTCATTTGTCAACATCCTGAACAAGTTCACCATATTAAGCTTACTTGAAACCCCTGAACCTCAAAAAGGTAACGATCTTGCGTACCAAGTGATGTTCTACTTGGAACAGTATAGCAATGGAACCGAACTGCTACAGATATTCTGGGGGCTTTGGCTGTTACCTTTCGGTTACTTGGTCTACAGGTCGGTATTTCTACCCAAATTGTTGGGAATATTGCTCATGTTGGGTTGTTTTGGCTATCTCATCACTTTTTTTGGAGGCTTCCTGTATCCAGGTTTTTCAAAAACCGTTTTTTCCACCATTGTTGCCCTACCCGCATCCATAGGGGAAATAGGAACATGCTTGTGGCTGTTGATCATGGGTACGAACACCGTTAAGTTTGCAAAAAAATGA
- a CDS encoding M20/M25/M40 family metallo-hydrolase translates to MAWRADIDALASDHPDIVDFSSKIKGVRHICGHDVHATIGLGIANVLTSLKESLTGTIYFIFQPSEENLAGAKAMLDDGLLNIIDPEEIYALHIAPMSEGIITTKARNPYADYKGIQITLKNTKERTALIKFTKKLFLQLQNVSPESKFWDNKNLLDPNIGLGNPNTIFKDYITVNSNIAVKEGEDKITIRAYLSAEKETQLDSLLSQIKKKFKESDYSDQFLDSSFYYETALVLNDERLTLLTIPTISKIYGNEHVLPLYGAIPDGRADDFALFQREIPGVYFLLGASNFEKGIVSMPHSPNFAVDESCMKTGVNYFTSMIIERLK, encoded by the coding sequence ATCGCTTGGAGGGCCGATATAGATGCCCTTGCTTCCGACCATCCCGATATTGTCGATTTTTCATCAAAGATTAAAGGTGTAAGACATATTTGTGGACACGATGTACATGCAACTATTGGACTTGGGATAGCTAATGTCCTAACAAGTTTAAAAGAAAGTCTTACTGGAACTATTTACTTTATCTTTCAACCATCAGAAGAAAATTTGGCAGGGGCAAAAGCTATGCTTGATGATGGCTTGCTCAATATTATAGATCCCGAAGAAATTTATGCTTTACACATTGCACCTATGTCTGAGGGGATTATTACTACCAAAGCAAGAAACCCTTATGCAGACTATAAGGGAATTCAAATTACCCTAAAAAACACAAAGGAGAGAACGGCTCTTATTAAATTTACGAAAAAGCTCTTTTTACAACTTCAAAATGTTTCACCTGAGAGTAAATTCTGGGACAATAAAAATCTATTGGACCCCAACATAGGATTGGGAAATCCAAATACCATATTTAAGGATTATATTACTGTTAATTCAAATATTGCTGTTAAAGAAGGTGAAGATAAGATTACAATAAGGGCCTATCTAAGTGCTGAAAAGGAAACTCAATTAGACTCTCTTTTAAGTCAAATAAAAAAGAAGTTTAAAGAATCGGACTATTCAGATCAATTTTTAGATAGTTCATTTTATTATGAGACAGCGCTAGTGCTTAATGATGAACGATTAACTTTATTGACCATACCTACAATAAGTAAAATTTACGGAAATGAACACGTTCTCCCCCTCTATGGAGCTATACCTGACGGACGTGCGGATGATTTTGCACTGTTTCAACGTGAAATTCCAGGAGTCTATTTTTTATTGGGTGCATCAAATTTTGAAAAAGGAATAGTTTCCATGCCTCATTCGCCGAATTTTGCTGTTGATGAAAGTTGTATGAAAACGGGGGTCAACTACTTTACATCAATGATAATAGAGAGACTTAAGTGA
- a CDS encoding M48 family metallopeptidase, with amino-acid sequence MRHTLSATFFCCFLQVSLAQEISVEKLEDALSDYTAKIEHAAVLQDCGHAFDGPAFFYKQMENNWLDFALNISSDSKKNIGRDMYNRYVTLGQLDNNHFAKPKVEEILQRIVKNVSRKDVSYRISILKSEEINAFATLGGYLYITTGLLNFIDSYDELAFIIGHEVAHEDKLHTQRKVTKLTLSTDLEGMTRMEGFTDIANKINRTLSPPFDQIDEYEADKVGFELAKAAGYDVNRFADFFKKLERYQKQDLLTKLTSTHPFAEHRKKCIQSYIDQ; translated from the coding sequence ATGAGACACACACTATCCGCCACTTTCTTCTGTTGCTTTTTACAGGTTTCCTTGGCACAGGAAATCTCCGTTGAAAAATTGGAAGATGCCCTATCTGACTACACCGCAAAAATTGAACATGCAGCCGTCCTTCAGGATTGTGGCCATGCCTTTGATGGCCCCGCATTTTTTTATAAACAAATGGAAAACAATTGGTTGGATTTTGCACTGAATATTTCCAGTGATTCCAAAAAGAATATTGGAAGGGATATGTACAACAGGTATGTTACCCTTGGCCAATTGGACAACAACCATTTTGCCAAACCAAAAGTTGAAGAAATACTTCAACGTATCGTTAAAAATGTGTCCCGAAAGGATGTATCCTACCGAATAAGCATCCTTAAATCCGAGGAAATAAATGCCTTTGCCACCTTGGGCGGTTACCTATACATTACCACGGGCTTGCTCAATTTCATTGATTCTTATGATGAATTGGCGTTCATCATAGGACATGAAGTGGCCCATGAGGACAAACTCCACACCCAAAGGAAAGTAACCAAACTTACGCTCTCCACAGACCTTGAGGGAATGACCCGTATGGAAGGTTTCACCGATATCGCCAATAAGATCAATAGGACCCTTTCCCCCCCATTTGACCAAATTGATGAATATGAAGCCGACAAGGTCGGGTTTGAATTGGCCAAGGCCGCCGGATATGATGTGAACCGATTTGCGGATTTCTTCAAAAAATTGGAACGCTACCAAAAGCAAGATCTCCTTACAAAATTGACTTCTACGCATCCTTTTGCGGAACATCGCAAAAAATGCATCCAATCCTATATCGACCAATAA
- a CDS encoding plasmid mobilization protein, which produces MARPKKKIRELKAIRVNVRMTVDEYLILSQNASTLGITIPDYIRKRVTGKALPRKRILLEDRQLFIELGRIGNNINQLTKKVHLGMKHPPMLINQLAELKNILDMLKSNIVKSDCQAD; this is translated from the coding sequence ATGGCAAGACCAAAAAAGAAAATACGAGAATTAAAGGCTATTCGGGTAAACGTGAGAATGACGGTGGACGAATACCTGATACTATCCCAAAATGCAAGTACGCTGGGAATTACGATTCCCGATTATATAAGGAAAAGGGTAACGGGAAAAGCACTGCCAAGAAAAAGAATATTGCTTGAGGACAGACAACTTTTCATTGAGTTGGGCCGTATCGGGAATAATATTAACCAACTCACTAAAAAGGTACATCTGGGAATGAAACATCCCCCAATGTTAATTAATCAACTAGCAGAATTAAAGAATATTTTGGACATGCTAAAATCAAATATTGTAAAGAGTGATTGCCAAGCAGATTAA
- a CDS encoding DUF6326 family protein, translating to MLENPKVNIKLKLAALWASTTFCYIYGDYFELYTPGKVDSLLIGKNILDNPVKLLVASIILVVPSVMVAASVLLPPKVNRTMNIIFGAVFTIMMLFIGINSLTEWYSFYVFLAFVESILTFLIVRYAIKWPKPKDNG from the coding sequence ATGCTTGAAAACCCAAAAGTGAACATCAAACTAAAACTGGCCGCTTTATGGGCGTCCACAACATTTTGTTATATCTACGGTGATTATTTTGAGCTGTACACACCCGGCAAGGTGGACAGTCTCTTGATCGGTAAAAATATTTTGGACAACCCTGTCAAGTTGCTGGTGGCGTCCATCATCCTTGTCGTTCCCTCGGTCATGGTTGCCGCATCCGTCCTACTACCTCCCAAGGTCAACCGAACTATGAACATTATTTTTGGGGCTGTCTTTACCATAATGATGTTGTTCATCGGAATCAATTCTTTGACGGAGTGGTATAGCTTCTATGTTTTCCTGGCATTTGTGGAGAGCATCTTGACATTTCTGATTGTCCGGTATGCCATAAAATGGCCAAAACCCAAAGACAATGGATAG
- a CDS encoding FHA domain-containing protein — protein sequence MHLIWNGQSIPLPKNEIITIGRKGHGAHVEIDSRLASRKHAQIEARMDGIYIMDLESSNGTMVGQQPITPNTWVKILPDDVFTIASQKLKVAAEGQKEKAPKSSEPQKEFKGFKQKIVSKGAYKIGRLENNDIVLDDPTVTREHAIISYSQGEFWIEDLGSTNKTYLNGKELKSKAKFKDSDTVTISFYTITLKDGAKDLRKESSAIRALAIQKKYPNNKIGLQAMSLNIPHSTFVALMGPSGCGKSTLLKCLNGENPATAGEVFIHGLSLAENFSLIKKKIGYVPQDDIIHKELTVYKTLFYAAKLRLPDDTAVSEINQRIDKVIKDLNLDQDKEKDIRTIKVGNLSGGQRKRVSIAVELLTEPTILFLDEPTSPLDPETIESFLKSLKKLAHSGTTIVMVTHKPEDLNYVDQAIFLGVQGHKVFQGPASLLTSHFEAQNIVEVYSKMSDIGTVTSYYQKPGKVGYKAVNNPDVKKEKPDSYWLQLYWLVSRYFNIKLNDKGNLALLLAQPVIIAGLVCLVFNKFQIGVMFLMAISAVWFGVSNAAKEIVGELTVYKRERMFNLNINTYILSKWLVLSLIALVQTVLFVSIIYLNFKLNTYEGFEEVYLRPFGQSILFMFYISVSASLIGLWLSSAFNTTEKVMTVVPIALMPQIMLAGVMTKINNTLVEILSFFTLGRWGTEGFARLQDDASPTSEFNPDSVQAVLTSVPLPAPEVGTQTASTSAVQLLDLYNEKLVDDGTLIGEVFNSFDMNVVVIAALNVMFYVLIYVSLKKKDSI from the coding sequence ATGCACCTCATCTGGAACGGACAGTCCATTCCCCTGCCTAAAAATGAAATTATCACCATTGGGAGAAAAGGCCATGGTGCCCATGTTGAGATAGACAGCCGACTTGCTTCCAGAAAACATGCCCAAATTGAAGCAAGGATGGACGGAATCTACATCATGGACCTTGAAAGCTCCAATGGGACCATGGTTGGGCAACAGCCGATCACCCCAAATACATGGGTCAAGATCTTACCTGATGACGTTTTTACCATAGCATCACAAAAACTAAAAGTAGCCGCTGAAGGTCAAAAAGAAAAGGCTCCAAAATCCTCGGAACCCCAAAAGGAGTTCAAAGGCTTCAAACAGAAAATCGTATCCAAAGGGGCTTATAAAATTGGTAGACTCGAGAATAATGACATTGTTTTGGATGATCCCACGGTGACCCGGGAACATGCAATAATTTCCTATTCGCAGGGTGAATTTTGGATCGAGGACCTCGGCTCCACCAATAAGACCTATCTCAATGGAAAGGAGTTGAAATCCAAGGCCAAGTTCAAGGACAGTGATACGGTCACCATATCATTTTACACCATTACCCTTAAAGACGGGGCCAAGGACCTAAGGAAAGAAAGCAGTGCCATAAGAGCATTGGCAATTCAAAAAAAATATCCGAACAACAAGATTGGATTACAGGCCATGTCCCTGAACATTCCCCATTCCACTTTTGTGGCATTGATGGGACCATCAGGGTGTGGAAAATCCACCTTGTTGAAATGTTTGAACGGGGAGAATCCGGCCACGGCGGGGGAAGTATTCATCCATGGATTGTCATTGGCCGAGAATTTCAGCCTCATCAAAAAGAAAATCGGTTATGTCCCCCAAGACGATATCATCCACAAAGAATTGACGGTATACAAAACCTTGTTCTACGCGGCAAAGCTACGTTTGCCGGATGATACTGCCGTATCAGAGATCAACCAAAGGATTGATAAGGTCATCAAGGACCTCAATTTGGACCAAGACAAGGAAAAGGACATCAGGACCATAAAAGTGGGGAATCTCTCTGGTGGACAGCGCAAACGTGTGTCCATTGCAGTTGAACTTTTGACCGAGCCCACCATTCTGTTTTTGGACGAACCCACTTCTCCCCTAGATCCCGAGACCATTGAAAGTTTTCTGAAGAGCCTTAAAAAATTGGCCCACTCTGGAACCACGATTGTAATGGTGACCCACAAACCGGAAGACCTCAACTATGTGGACCAAGCCATATTTTTGGGTGTTCAGGGGCACAAGGTATTTCAAGGCCCGGCCAGCCTATTGACTTCCCATTTTGAAGCCCAGAACATTGTAGAGGTCTACAGTAAAATGAGTGATATCGGCACGGTAACCTCCTATTACCAAAAACCTGGCAAAGTTGGGTATAAGGCCGTTAACAACCCAGACGTAAAAAAAGAAAAACCCGACTCGTACTGGCTACAATTGTATTGGTTGGTTTCAAGATATTTCAACATCAAACTCAATGACAAGGGAAATTTGGCCCTGTTATTGGCACAACCCGTGATCATTGCGGGATTGGTATGCTTGGTATTCAACAAATTTCAGATTGGGGTCATGTTCTTGATGGCCATTTCTGCCGTTTGGTTTGGGGTGAGCAATGCCGCAAAAGAGATTGTTGGTGAGCTTACGGTATACAAAAGGGAGCGAATGTTCAACCTGAACATCAATACCTACATCCTTTCCAAATGGCTGGTACTTTCCTTGATCGCCCTGGTGCAGACCGTATTGTTTGTGAGCATCATCTACCTCAATTTCAAATTAAACACCTATGAAGGTTTTGAGGAAGTGTACCTACGTCCTTTTGGCCAGAGCATCCTGTTCATGTTCTATATTTCGGTTTCTGCCTCCCTGATTGGATTGTGGCTTTCATCAGCCTTCAATACCACAGAGAAAGTAATGACCGTAGTGCCCATTGCACTGATGCCACAGATCATGTTGGCCGGGGTAATGACAAAAATCAACAATACCTTAGTGGAAATCTTGAGCTTTTTCACTTTGGGCCGATGGGGAACCGAGGGCTTTGCCCGATTACAGGACGATGCCTCCCCTACTTCTGAATTCAATCCAGACTCCGTTCAAGCCGTTTTGACCTCTGTGCCATTACCTGCACCCGAAGTGGGTACGCAGACCGCCTCAACCTCAGCAGTGCAACTCCTCGACCTGTACAATGAAAAATTGGTGGATGATGGAACGTTGATCGGTGAGGTTTTCAACAGTTTTGATATGAACGTGGTGGTCATCGCAGCACTCAATGTTATGTTCTATGTCTTGATCTATGTTTCACTTAAAAAGAAGGACAGTATTTAA
- a CDS encoding helix-turn-helix domain-containing protein yields the protein MKRIFIMDDGGLKEYVPVESLKNNLAPKLKDEENENQTENEMLTIADLVKKFKVTRPTIYSWMEKGLLKKIPIGGRVLFHPNDINELINRLRGISS from the coding sequence ATGAAGCGCATATTTATCATGGACGACGGTGGATTAAAGGAATATGTTCCTGTAGAATCTCTTAAAAACAATTTAGCTCCAAAACTGAAGGATGAGGAGAATGAAAATCAAACTGAAAATGAAATGTTGACGATTGCCGATTTGGTCAAAAAATTCAAAGTGACCAGACCGACCATCTATTCCTGGATGGAAAAAGGGCTGCTCAAAAAGATACCTATTGGGGGACGTGTCCTGTTCCATCCCAATGACATCAATGAACTTATCAATCGGTTAAGGGGAATCTCTTCTTAG
- a CDS encoding Crp/Fnr family transcriptional regulator — translation MEQEFKVYIKSYLEQFPDLSSEELTFISSYLIIEKYGKKEFLFKSGEVQKEVGFVCKGLLRRYYVNEKGNKITTGFINENNYATDYPAFIRQKPSKYFIECLEPSVIIKLPYDKIQEGYRKFKTSERYGRLIAEYVLTVQTDRVESLLFETAEERYLNFIDQNPDLVNRISLTHLATYLGIERQSLSRIRSKIAKK, via the coding sequence ATGGAACAAGAGTTTAAGGTTTATATCAAATCTTACTTAGAACAATTTCCAGATTTGAGCTCGGAGGAACTAACTTTCATTTCCTCATATCTTATTATAGAAAAGTATGGAAAAAAAGAATTTTTATTTAAAAGTGGAGAGGTTCAAAAGGAAGTGGGATTTGTTTGCAAGGGACTTTTGAGAAGATACTACGTCAATGAAAAAGGAAACAAAATAACAACGGGTTTTATAAATGAAAACAACTATGCCACAGATTATCCGGCATTCATAAGGCAAAAACCATCAAAGTATTTTATCGAATGTCTTGAGCCATCGGTAATCATAAAATTGCCCTATGATAAAATTCAAGAAGGGTACCGTAAATTTAAAACCAGTGAAAGGTATGGTAGATTAATAGCCGAATATGTTTTGACCGTGCAAACCGACAGGGTGGAAAGTCTTTTATTTGAAACAGCTGAAGAGCGTTACTTGAATTTTATAGACCAAAACCCAGACCTTGTAAACAGAATTAGTTTAACGCATTTAGCAACGTACTTGGGTATAGAACGACAATCATTGAGCAGAATACGGAGTAAGATCGCCAAAAAATGA
- a CDS encoding RNA polymerase sigma factor, whose protein sequence is MTDQELIDQLKKGNENCLQQLYQHIGMVKSWVEQNNGNEDDALDVFQEAIIVFYKNVMAGNYELRSKISTYLFEISKRQWLNQLNRRKKYENRQSEVGIYESINPEITRKGPNLREYLEKALAKVGEPCKSVLEATIFLGMRMEDIAERFNYSSARSASQQKLRCLQKLRGEVSYDVIIRLK, encoded by the coding sequence ATGACCGACCAAGAACTAATAGATCAATTAAAGAAAGGGAACGAGAATTGTCTGCAGCAACTGTACCAACACATCGGCATGGTAAAAAGTTGGGTGGAACAGAATAACGGTAATGAAGATGACGCTTTGGATGTTTTTCAGGAGGCAATCATCGTGTTCTATAAAAATGTAATGGCAGGGAACTATGAACTCCGAAGCAAAATAAGCACCTATCTGTTCGAAATTTCAAAGCGACAGTGGCTCAACCAGCTCAATCGAAGAAAAAAATATGAAAACCGGCAGAGTGAGGTAGGCATCTATGAATCCATAAACCCAGAAATCACCCGAAAGGGCCCAAACCTCCGGGAATACCTTGAAAAAGCTCTAGCAAAGGTCGGAGAACCCTGTAAATCTGTTTTGGAGGCAACCATATTTTTGGGGATGCGCATGGAGGACATAGCCGAAAGATTCAATTACTCCAGTGCCCGTTCCGCCAGCCAACAGAAATTACGGTGTCTTCAAAAGCTAAGGGGCGAAGTCTCCTATGATGTCATAATCCGTTTAAAATAG